The following coding sequences lie in one Vibrio spartinae genomic window:
- the csy1 gene encoding type I-F CRISPR-associated protein Csy1 produces the protein MDETLSAAIAAYIEQRKQTKLEPLQKALNKALAQSDDPVAIAQAQAEYHEKAEPIETAYDPVTWLTDAASKANKISVATHVPKFTHSSAKASSVIVVPENNGTSKYLTTSSLKEVLLDFSVSDAKLLPIAGLLQLEVNGESLLTQVRENTIDALAEFTQDAALLKSWLLGFSQALSDDVITSHTLMKQVYFPINSSLTQEYHLLCPIYSSTLADNLFNKIRRSRFGDSIDIRDARKKGLYDSRIDISFPATAVQKFGGDNAQNVSQLNSKRYGQGFLLNCAPPTYQTQTKPPLHHLSMFNRQFGYRTATLVREFKAFLAGLTERDCNFKTRYQRDYHYVKPMIDSLLNYIADIQAIPDSAGWTHSPECNMKRAHQLCLDIHNPDSAFQREREQGDWLAVVANDFAHWLLRQSDNKQAYLLGDVEQRYFKKLCFNELRAFERMNIVPEEHHA, from the coding sequence ATGGACGAAACATTAAGTGCCGCAATCGCGGCATATATCGAACAGCGCAAACAGACCAAGCTTGAGCCGTTGCAAAAAGCGCTCAATAAAGCGCTGGCGCAAAGCGATGACCCGGTCGCCATTGCACAGGCGCAAGCTGAATATCATGAAAAGGCGGAGCCCATTGAAACGGCTTATGATCCGGTGACTTGGTTAACCGATGCGGCATCCAAGGCTAATAAAATATCAGTAGCAACACATGTTCCTAAATTTACTCACAGTAGCGCCAAAGCAAGTAGTGTTATTGTTGTTCCTGAAAATAATGGTACAAGTAAATATCTGACTACATCTTCTTTAAAAGAGGTTTTGTTAGATTTCAGTGTTTCTGACGCTAAACTATTACCAATTGCTGGGCTATTACAACTTGAAGTCAATGGAGAATCACTACTAACTCAAGTTCGAGAAAATACCATTGACGCACTAGCAGAATTTACTCAGGATGCCGCTTTATTAAAATCATGGCTACTTGGTTTTAGTCAAGCTCTTAGTGACGATGTAATTACATCTCACACATTAATGAAACAAGTTTATTTCCCGATCAATTCAAGTTTGACTCAGGAATATCACTTACTCTGTCCAATTTATTCATCAACATTGGCTGATAACTTGTTTAATAAAATTCGTCGATCTCGTTTTGGTGACTCTATAGACATTCGTGATGCTCGCAAAAAGGGACTTTACGATAGCCGTATAGATATAAGTTTTCCCGCTACTGCTGTACAAAAATTCGGAGGAGATAATGCTCAAAACGTATCTCAACTGAATAGTAAACGCTACGGCCAAGGCTTTTTACTCAATTGCGCACCGCCGACTTACCAAACGCAAACCAAACCACCGCTTCATCATCTCTCAATGTTTAATCGTCAATTTGGGTACCGGACCGCGACGTTAGTGCGTGAATTCAAAGCCTTTCTGGCCGGTTTGACCGAGCGTGATTGCAACTTTAAAACCCGCTATCAACGTGACTACCATTATGTCAAACCGATGATTGATAGCTTGTTGAATTACATCGCTGATATCCAAGCGATTCCCGATAGCGCCGGTTGGACTCACTCACCGGAGTGCAACATGAAACGCGCTCATCAACTGTGTTTAGATATTCATAACCCAGACAGCGCTTTTCAGCGTGAACGGGAGCAAGGCGATTGGTTAGCCGTAGTGGCGAATGATTTTGCGCATTGGCTGTTACGCCAGTCAGACAACAAACAGGCATACCTGCTCGGGGATGTCGAACAGCGCTATTTTAAAAAACTGTGCTTCAATGAATTACGGGCTTTTGAACGGATGAACATCGTACCAGAGGAGCATCACGCATGA